In Candidatus Zixiibacteriota bacterium, the genomic stretch GCGGGAATTCATCGACGCCTGCCGCGCGCTCGGGCAGGTGCAGGAGATTCACGGCGCCCACTGGAACCTGGAGATCGGCGCGCTCACGGAGATCTTCGCGTTCCGGGACCCTTCGCCGCTGCTTCTTTTCGATCGTATTCCCGATCATCCCCCGGCTTTCCGCGTCGCCTCCAACCTGATCAACACGCCGGCGCGCTCCGGCCTTACCGTCGGCATGGCGGCCGACGCCGCGCCGATCGAGCTCGTCGCGAAATGGAAGGAGCTGCTCAAAGCCGTCAAGCCGATCCCGCCGCGCTGGGTCGAGAGCGGGCCGATCCTGGAGAACGTGCGGACGGGCGACGAGATCGACATGACCCTTTTCCCCGCGCCGCACTGGCACGAGCTGGACGGCGGGCGTTACATCGGCACCGCGGATTGCGTCATCACCGCCGAGCCCGAAGAAGGCGGCTGGGTGAACGTGGGCATCTACCGCGTGCAGGTCCACGACCGAACGACGCTCGGGCTCTACGTGTCGCCGGGGCACCACGCCCGCATCATGCGGGAAAAATACTGGGAGAAGGGCCGGCCTTGCCCCGTGGTCGTAACCTTCGGCCAGGAGCCGCTCCTCTTTCTCGTCGCCGGCCAGTCGGTTCCCTACGGGGTCTCGGAGCTGGACTACTGCGGCGGCTTGCGCGGCTCGCCCGTGGAGGTCATCCGCGGCAGGTTCACCGGGCTCCCGATTCCCGCGACCGCCGAGATCGCCATCGAAGGGGAAGTCCCGCCGCCGTCCGAGGAGGTCCATCTCGAGGGGCCGTTCGGCGAGTGGCCCGGCTACTACGCGCACGGGGCGGCGAACGAGCCGATCATCCGCGTTAAAGCGCTCTACTACCGGACCGACCCGATCCTTTGCGGCGCGCCTCCCATGAAGCCGCCGTTCATCACCTTCGGCGTGCCCATCGGTGCCGCCGCGATCTGGAACTACCTCGAGAAGGCCGACGTGCCCGACGTGCGCGGCGTGTGGTGCTTCGTCGGCGGCTCCGCAGCCGCCGGAGGAGCCCCTTTCATCGTGATCTCGATCAGGCAGCGCTACCACGGCCACGCCCAGCAAGCCGCCGTGGCCGCGCTGGGCTCGCGCGCCGGAAATTACCACGGGAG encodes the following:
- a CDS encoding UbiD family decarboxylase; the protein is MAFNDLREFIDACRALGQVQEIHGAHWNLEIGALTEIFAFRDPSPLLLFDRIPDHPPAFRVASNLINTPARSGLTVGMAADAAPIELVAKWKELLKAVKPIPPRWVESGPILENVRTGDEIDMTLFPAPHWHELDGGRYIGTADCVITAEPEEGGWVNVGIYRVQVHDRTTLGLYVSPGHHARIMREKYWEKGRPCPVVVTFGQEPLLFLVAGQSVPYGVSELDYCGGLRGSPVEVIRGRFTGLPIPATAEIAIEGEVPPPSEEVHLEGPFGEWPGYYAHGAANEPIIRVKALYYRTDPILCGAPPMKPPFITFGVPIGAAAIWNYLEKADVPDVRGVWCFVGGSAAAGGAPFIVISIRQRYHGHAQQAAVAALGSRAGNYHGRFVVVVDEDIDPSDLREVIWAVSTRCDPKTALTVIDGCWSTPLDPAMHPDQRDAGNFVNSRAILNACRPYAWKDRFPPVNALSPDLRRRVSEKWQSLISRKP